Within Pseudomonadota bacterium, the genomic segment GAACAACAAACTCGCCACCATTGTGGTCAGGGGCGGAGATCAAATCTCGATCACCGGCAACGAACTCGCGGGCGGACGCAAGGGCATCCAAGTTCACAATGCCGACACCAGAACGGCGAACGTCACGGTCGCCAACAACACCGTGCTAGACAACACCGAGACGGCCATCTTGGTGGGGCACCTTTCGAGCATCGACAGCAGCGACCCCGATCAAAGCGATTTCGCTGGCGTCGAGGTGCGCGACAACACCGTGGACAGCGCCGTGCTGGGCGCGGGTCACTCCGCGATTGAACTCGGTCGCCGCGCCCGTTTCAGCGGCAACTGCGTGTCATCGAATCAGTTCGGTGTGCGCGTGCACGGCTACCCCAGCACACCCTCGGTGCCTGCCTGGGACATCGTTGACAACCGGGTCAGCTCCGCGAGCACCTCGTTTGTCGCCAGCACCCCGTTCACATACGGCCCCCTGTTTCTGCGCAACACCGCCGACCAGGGCATCTCCTCCGCGCTGCTCAGCAGCAACCCAGGCTCAGAGCCGCCTACCGCGCAAACCGTCGACTGCTTCTGAGGCTCACGTGCGGTAGGCGACACCCGGCAGCACGCAGAGCATCTCGTAGAGCAGGTTCGCCGCCAGCAAGGCGGTGGTGCCGCTGGTGTCGTAGGGGGGCGAGACCTCCACCAGGTCGCAGCCCACCAGGTTTAGACCGCGCAGCCCGCGTATCAGCTGCAGCGCCTGCGGTGGCGTCAGACCGGCAATCTCCGGCGTGCCGGTGCCCGGTGCGTAGCCCGGGTCCAGGCTGTCGATGTCAAAGCTCAGGTAAACCGGGCGGTCACCCACCGTGGCGCGGATGCGCTCGGCAAGCGGCGACAGCGAGGTCTGCCAGAGCTCCTCCACCGGCACGACGTTGAAACCCCACTCGCGCGCGGTGTCGAAATCTTCAGCAGTGTAGCCGGTGCCGCGCAAGCCGATCTGGAACACACGCGGTGCATCGAGCAGGCCGTCCTCGTAGGCCCGGCGAAAGGGCGTGCCGTGGGCAATCGCCTCGCCGAACATGTGATCGTTGATATCCGCATGCGCATCGACGTGCACCAGCGCCACAGGCCCGTGGCGTTTTGCGATCGAGCGCAACACCGGGTAGGTGAGCGTGTGGTCGCCGCCGAGCGTCAGGGGTATGCAGGGGTGCCGCAACAACGCGTCGTAATACGCGGTGATGCGCTCGACGCTGTCCTTGAGGTCGAAGGTGTTGATCGGCACGTCGCCGATGTCCGCCACGTTGATCGAATCAAACGGTGCGGCGCGCGTGTGCATGTTGTAAGGGCGGATCAGCAGCGACTCGGCGCGGATCTGCCGGGGGCCGAAGCGCGTGCCCGAGCGCAAGGACGTGCCGATGTCCATCGGCACGCCGACGAAGCAGGCGTCGAGTCCGTCGGCGGACTCGGCGGCGGGCAAACGCATCATGGTGCCCGGGCCGCCGAAGCGCGGCATCTCGTTTCCACCCAGCGGTTGGTTGGGCATGGACTTACCTCACACGTTGACTGCCCGGCCCATTGGCGCGCCAGCACCTTATGCAACCACAAAAAAGCTCAGCACCGCCACCCCGTACAACACGACCGCAAACGGGGCGTTGGCGAGCGCGACGCGCCAACTCGCGAGGCCGTAGCGGCCCTGGACGGTCAGCAGGGTGGCCGACATCGGGCTGACCGAGGTGCCGAGGCTCCACACGAACAGGAAGGTCAAGGCGATCAGCAGCGGCGGCGGCGACAGCGACAGCAGCACCGGCGCCATCGCCGACACGGTCACGATCGGGTGCACCCCGATCACCGCAAGCACCAGCATCGCCGCCAGCGTGCCACTCGCGACCTGCCAGGTGTACGGCGCGTCGGGCAGGGTCACAAGCCCGCTGTCGAAAGCAGCACCCAGGCCAACCGACAGCACACCAGCCGCGAGGAACAGCACGAGCTCGTTGCGACCGCTTGCCATGCCATTGATCACGTGCGCGGCCATCGTTGCGAGCGCAGCTGCAGGCCCGCCCGTGTACGCGAGAAAGCTGAAACAGGTGATCAACGCCGCCAGGGCAATTGCGATAACGATAACGATGGGCAGCGCGGGCAACACGGCATACCCTGCCAGCACCAGCAGCGCCAGGCAGGTCGGCAACGCCAGCGCGCGGGGCTGCAAGGGAAAACCAACAAACTCGGTGAGTTGCGCTGCGCGCCCGAATCGACCAAAGGCCCAGGTCAGCGCTATGGCCGTGAGTGCAAACGGCAGGGCCGACACCATCAGTGACGTTACGGAGACACCCGGCACATAGGACAACACCACCGCCATGCCGGCGAAAAACGGCGACCACGCCGCCGACGCGGTGAACACCCGGGTCAGCGATTGCAATGTGAACGCGTCCCCCCCGCCACGGGCGCGGGTGTAATCCGCGATGATGAGCAACGCCGAAATGTTGATCACCGCCCCAAACACCGCGGTGGCCAGCAGCGTTCGCCACCAGCCACTGAGCCCGCGCGCCGGTCGGTCGTCAGGGTGCTCGAGCGACACCAGGCGCAGGAACCCAACCGACAGCAGCATGCAGAGAATGCCGACGTTCTGCGAGAGTGCCTGCTCGACCAGACGCGCCAAGTCCACCTCAGCCGTCACGCCGGCGGCAATACCGGCCACCACCAAGGTTGCGGCCACCGCCCGCAACGCCGTGGTCAGCGACGACCACACGCAAAGGCCGGCGATCCAGCCTGCCACACCGGCCACACCCAGCAACAGCCGCCCCAGCTCTGCCGAAAGAAACGCCGAGAGCGTGCCACAGACGACAAGAAGCGCCAACGCAAGACCGATTCCGCGTTGAGGAACGCCGTCAGACCGTGCCATCACTGCGCGCGCATGGCGAAT encodes:
- the speB gene encoding agmatinase codes for the protein MPNQPLGGNEMPRFGGPGTMMRLPAAESADGLDACFVGVPMDIGTSLRSGTRFGPRQIRAESLLIRPYNMHTRAAPFDSINVADIGDVPINTFDLKDSVERITAYYDALLRHPCIPLTLGGDHTLTYPVLRSIAKRHGPVALVHVDAHADINDHMFGEAIAHGTPFRRAYEDGLLDAPRVFQIGLRGTGYTAEDFDTAREWGFNVVPVEELWQTSLSPLAERIRATVGDRPVYLSFDIDSLDPGYAPGTGTPEIAGLTPPQALQLIRGLRGLNLVGCDLVEVSPPYDTSGTTALLAANLLYEMLCVLPGVAYRT